In Brassica napus cultivar Da-Ae chromosome A3, Da-Ae, whole genome shotgun sequence, the sequence AAAAGATCAAGcttttcagaaccagaagaagataaacacattcttcatctACATTGCAACGCCACAGATAAAGCTAGATCCAAACTAGAAACCAGACATACAGCAAACTCACACGAATATGACATAAGTTATCTTTAACTAATCCTCTAAGCTATAATGTTTCTTGACAGCTTCAGTAATCTCCCAAACAACTTTTATGTCTTTAGGGAAAACAACCACATTTCCTTTCCCAATCTCAAAGACATATTCTTCTCTGTCGTATCCGTCGACACTCACTTTGATCTTCCCTTCCACGAAATACATTGTCTCTGTCTTCTTAAACGTCCATGGAAACTTGCTTGGACCACCTTCCCACCTGCTCAATTCAATCcaacaataaaaattaaaagagaatCTTCATTGGTTCTTTTGTGAGTAACTTAAACATAAAGTTTCAGTCTTTCAGACATAACTAATCAGAAGGGTTAAAGAAAGGAACTGACTTGGGCCAAGAGGAGACGCCTAGTTGAGCAAGTTTGGAATCGGAAGGTTGTCGCAGGATCTTGACTCCGTGAATTTCAATGGGATTTGAATCGGAGGGAGATACGATTGCTTCTTTAGAGTTTAGCTTAGTGGTG encodes:
- the BNAA03G24300D gene encoding uncharacterized protein BNAA03G24300D, which translates into the protein MGNHFLTLSLLLVIVCVCVSIITTKLNSKEAIVSPSDSNPIEIHGVKILRQPSDSKLAQLGVSSWPKWEGGPSKFPWTFKKTETMYFVEGKIKVSVDGYDREEYVFEIGKGNVVVFPKDIKVVWEITEAVKKHYSLED